A segment of the Labrus mixtus chromosome 15, fLabMix1.1, whole genome shotgun sequence genome:
TGTTATCTTCTAAAGTTAGCTGGAGGCCAGCGCCTGGGCTCACCTCCCGAATGATTACTGCAGCCTGTCCCAGGACAGTGAGGCTTCACTGCTTCTGCTGATGGGGCAGAAATGGGTGGATGTAATTATGTGGCCGCTGCAACGGAGGAATCCATCACCTGCTCGGCAGCGTGGTAATGTCCTGCTGACTAATCCATGGGGTACTCTCCCTCTGTTCTTCTGTAATACTCATATCTTATCCTCTCCTCTTGCTCACTCATAAATCTCTTCTTACCACTTAAATCAGAGCATGAACGCTTCAGCTGACAACTGGCTGCCCATCACTGTCCCAGCACACACGTAGGCAAACACATGCACCAAAGCAAATTTATTCAAGCAAAATCATCTACACAAAGGATAAATCCACCTGATATCTTTTCCcctgtcacacatacacacaattgCATTACTGTgcatcacacacaaaacacatgcaaGCAATACTGATCTTTTGTGAAAGGAGGATGTCTTTATTTGCTACACATGGTCACTTTAGAAACAGTTGTTTTCTAAATGAGCCAAACCTAAAATAGAGATCTGACCGAGAGTCAGTTTACCATCATCCTGCTTTAAAGTGTTTGATGGCAAATCATTCACAGATTTcgaacttttttttgtaatttttccgcacatttaaatcactttatttctcttctgttttcaaAAAGTGACTCTGTTGCTTAATGTGCAATAGGAAAGTTTGAGTCACTCCAAATTTGTGGAAACTTGTAGAActgaaagaagaagatgaaagatgaagatgaaattGTAATTGGATGAAGTGAATGAAAATCGGGGATTTTTGGACAAATATTTTTCAGAACTGCACACACCTAGAAGTTGTGATTTTCCCTCAAATATAACGAACGTGACAAATTCTGAGCACACTCTACTCTGAAAATATTGTACACTGTCTGCAAAGCAttaatgtgaaaacacaaaatcaacttCTGCCTTTTTTCTTAGTGTGGATAAACATTCAAGTTGACTTCACTTGGTCACACATTGCTCAAATATCCCGCAATAGCACTTTGTAGCCAATAATAGTTCCCATGAAGCAGCCTGTTCGTTACATTTAACTTATTGACGGGCTTTGATGTTGAATTGTCTTGATCTGTCTGCTTCAGGTTAACAAATAACTCGTAACTAACTTTCGTGACACCtgtaacatttttcaaaagtaaaGGTGCTGTGTTAATTTTATCACCCATCGTTGAGCAGCTTATATACTTTTGTGTTAACTTGAACCACTTGAATTATGTTGTGCCTCTTCCTACAGTAGATTCATTGTCAAACCCTAAAGCTCTACAAGTAAAGCAGCCATCAGCGTCATCCAGATGAATAAGATGACGAAGCTCCTGaggagacaggcagagagggcGTGGGGAGATCTCAGACatggggagggaggaggggggtgttgGGTGGGGGTCTGGAGGTggataaagagagggagagagtgtgaaTCCCCAATCTGAGCAGTTCAGGATCCCTTCATGACTGACTGCAGAGCTGATTGTGGTGCTGGACAGACCGTTGACAGCTGTTGATTGTCATTAAAAGCTGTTGAAAGAGTCCAGTTGTCCTGTTGCTGTGATGAGCTGCAGGGCGGTGCTGCTGTCAttcctcctgctgtctctgAGCTGCTCCAGAGGAGCTGTCATCACAGGGGTGAGTGTGAGCTTTCTCACTCTGTTTCACTGACTTTACCCTGTTCGTTTTTTAAGCAGTTTCTCAGATTAAAAAGTTTTAATGAAGATTCTAATTACTGAAGCATGttcaaaaacagtcaaattgAATTCCCCCTCGCAGGATtgataaagtatatcttcttcttcttctctttctgtgtctttcttatttaaagtgaattgagtcacatttttaatgactttCTTATTAAGGTTGCAACTAACAGTTATTGTCAAAATAGCTTAATCCatcatggttgtttttttttttttttttacaaatcaattTATCATTCAGTCAGTAAGGTTGAAGATGACCTATAAgaataacttgtttttatgaGAGAAACAGTCCAAAATCCAAAACCATCCAACAACAATTACAAGCAtgaagaaaatagaaaagaagCTTAACCTCACCACTGAGTATAAGACGTTAGCAAATGTTTGGCTTTTTTGGGGGGCAAATGACTTCAACAATCCACTGATTAATTTTTCAATCATGTTCTTTTGATTAAGTTATTCCCTTATTGTTTTAGTACCAATCTCTGAACCCCATTGGCAATCATTGACTACCCCTGTCAGATGTATTTTATCGCTCATTTTGTCTGTACATCAGGACCAGTGCTACACACTCAAAACTCACACATATGCAATCTGATTGTATTGACACAGTATTAACTTCTGATATTTGGCGGCATTGCcttttagatagatagatctttAGTGTCATTGCATTTTATACAGCGaaactttatataaaaaatataaaatatgcatacacgagcacatgcacacaaacacaagccaaGCACATCTCACCCATacccacatacacattcatacccgCAAAAATTGTAAAAGAATGTAATAAATACtctaaagataaaaatgaaaatataggGAGCAATGCGGTTTAAAGCACGACAGTTATTGCACAGAGggtgagttgtgtgtgtgtgtgtgtgtgtgtgtgtgtgtgtgtgtgtgtgtgtgtgtgtgtgtgtgtttgcagcatgtCCACAGCTCCGGGGAAAAGCTTTTATTCAAGTTATTAGccgtgtaaaaaaaataaaccttaacaCCATGCAAACAGCACAGATAAACTTCTCAAGATCATCTTCTCAAATTGGATTAGCCTTGACTGACAGGAGACCACATCCTCCTCCGCtggaaaaacaagaggaaattaTCTCAGTGATTGATGCTCATTTGTAAATGAATTAGGAAGATGACATGCGATGGATGAAATGGCTTTGACTGCATTGACATAATGAGGGATTTCTATTTGCATTCAGAAGAACAAAACGAATTAACTGTCATGGAAAgaactctgtgtttttatgtctttccCTCCATTATTtcatcatcatctctctctctctctctctctccggcaGGCCTGTGACAAAGACCTGCAGTGTGGCTTTGGTTTTTGCTGTGCTGTAAGTCTGTGGCTCAGGGGTCTGAGGATGTGCGTCccaagaggagaggaaggcgATGAATGCCACCCTTTTAGTCACAAGGTGAGGAGAAATGTGATGTCACTAATCTGACTGCATCCAGATTATGTCAAGCACCGGCAGGTTTGGCTGAAGCTTTAGAAAAGCTGCAGATAACTGCAGAGTCTATCGATCTGCTTCACAGGGAAGCGGCAAATCAAAGCCGTATATCACTTTGCTTTTCTACAGATGCAAACAATTAGTTCTGCTTACAGCAATCTAGATTCAGACTATTAAAACTTAATTTGTCATTTGACGAGGGATTTAATTAAACTGTCAGATTATCTCCCCCTTCCTCAATTTTCCTCACTTTCAGGTGCCATACCTAGGAAAGAGGCAACATCACACCTGCCCCTGTGTACCCCACTTGGTGTGTACCAGGTATGCTGAGAGCAGGTATAGATGTACTGACGACTTCAAAAACTTGGACTTTTAACGGACGCCAAACGTTCAGATGAAGAGcagcacagcagaaaaaaagcacataTGATACCCTTGTTGACtgtattgtttatttgtgtACTCTATATGCACTATAATCAAGAGTTTACATTCTGTCTTCACATcaaggacagaaaaagaaaatggcaacactgtaaaaaaaagaaagaaagagccaCGAGACACTTTTCTGAATAAAACAATGAAGCTCTCTGTGATATAAATGCTGTTCTAGCTATCCATGTGCACTAAATAGTTAATTTATAAagatacatgtatatatatatatccttgTCAATAAAAGTATAGTAACAATATTGTCCTTCTGTATTTACTCTTTTATGTAAGTAATCGATATTTGTACTTCATGTATTTGAATGCTGAATTGGCCTCTGAAGGCATCTGACGTGGGCTAAGTATTTGAATACTGCAGATTGAAAAGAATGGGCAACAGAATATTTAGATTTATGTGTTACAGACATTTCAGGCATCTTTTTACTACTCTTGCAGACAATTTCCTTTTTTGCAGATATCTTTTTCTATTTCAAGTGGCTGAGTCATTGATTGACTGACGCATTGATTTCACCCTTGACATGCGTCAATCTACACAATCTCAGTCTTCACAGTTTTGGCGGTCTAGGTAAGCTGCAAGATTCCTGGTCTCTTCCTCTGTCACGTGCTACGCTCTTACTTTCTAACATCACtccagcatccacctgcaggctctaACTCAGAGTTTAAGATATTAGATATCAACACTCCTcacatttctgcatgtaaaataaatctatagGCTTGATGAGGTCAGAGTCTGCAGATATCAAACTCGAACTATGttttgctgctgtgataaaCGTTTCAAAGTAACCATTACAAATATAAGTGGACAGATACGTGGTAATGAAAAACTAACAATAGACATAATCGGGTGACACAAATAATACTGACAGGAGCAATTTTCCAACAAAGAAGTACTTTGAAGTTGGATTTTCtacattatatttctactgTCTGCATTGTGACTGCTACATCTCTAAATGTAATAGAGTACTTGTGCAATTTGAAATGGCAAAATCTTCCTGTAGAGAATTACTGTTATTGTTTGATCAATGGCCTATTTCATgcaataaaataacacaacaacataGCTTGTGAAACTAAGTGCAAACCAAGTGTATGAAGCGTGGCTGGGATGCACTGGGAGTGAAACGCAAGTGGGAGGAGGAATGTATACTTCAAAGAAGAGGAATTGGGAAGCACTTTGTACtggtagtcttttttttttctttaacacatCCATAGAATATATTGTTCTCCTGAAAGGTTAAGTAGAATCAAGCCTGAATACTCGCTGTTCTGCCCAAGATGTAAAACAGGAATAggaacactgacacacatgttCTGGGCCTTTTACTTACTGTGCTTAATAACATCACAGGTAGAACGATTCCCACAGAGCTAACAGTAACTCTTTGAGGCATATAAATGccaatagaaaaacaaactcaaaaataTAAGAACTGGCCTTATTACAGCCAACAAATGTATAGCCATGCATTGGAAGGAGGAAGAACCACCTACATATAAGAAATGGACTGATTAGAATGACGTATGGGCTGATTGGACATCTATGTGGTCGTGTGTATGTACACTGTTGTTGATTCAGCCCTTGGATCAGAagaaaatcaatgaaaacaatgttaAAGAAAAGTGTGAGCTGTATCTATTAAACACTTCCTTGTAATTATTATTCAGTGATCTGGAAGACAATAAAAGTTAATCCTCTAACAAACTTCCTTATATTTTTGTATAGTAGTATGTTAATAAATCAACATGTTAGTATGTTATAATACTTTTGAATGGTTTTCTGTAAGTTATTGACACAAAATAGTCTAATATAACAACATATTATAAAATAgttctttgaaaaaaagatttgatcaTTAGAAAAAAGGCGTTTTATCTCCATATTGCACTGTCTGTTATCAAGATGTGATTCatgaaactattttattttgtatggcCATTTGGGGAAACTACTTTTATATGTTGGCTGGACTGAGACTCTAATACGACTGGACCTTCACTTGTGTGAGTATAAATCAGTGAAGTGATCAACACCAAGAAGCagctctttatctttttttttctgaacgtTTCCATATTACAGTAAGTCTGAGCTGACTGGTTGAAAAGCTACCATTTCTTCATGTCTTTGacatttaagtctgaaaagggtGAATTGTTGAAAGACAATCCCTCCATCTAATATTCCTTACGGCAAGACTCAGTTAAAGGTCAACTTGATTTGAGATGTCACACCTTTAAATCTCACATGAAGCTCGAGGTAGAACAGGCAGTTCACCCGGCTAAAACACGCTGGGcatcttttttgtgtgtgaagggACCTCCCTGATCCAAGCAAAGACTGCGGGGAAGCCCTGCAGGAGAAAAGATTTTAAGAGGACGTAGAGGCATCCACAGTGTCCAGACACCATTAATGTATTTCTGAGTCAGTGACAAAGAATGCAGATGTATGTCCTGTGTCACCTCTGCTCCTGGGATATGTAGTGTTTTTTCTTATTGCTCAGAAATAACGtatagttttttaaaaagcatgcaTATATCCTTCACATCTTTCACACCAGCTCCTCTAATCTGTGTGTTCTCTTTAGTCTGCTGGTCCTGTCCGGCCTGTGATAAGTAACACTGAGATTTAAAATGCGAGCTCAGCCTGCAATTTAGTCTATGTTTGTGGTTGAACAGTTTTCAGGTTGAATATAAATGGTAAACAGACTTGAGCTTAAATAATgtctttctagtcttctgactacttttacactgcaggtcacactgACCCAATAACAcccattcactcactgatggcggaggttgctgtgtaaagtgtccatagCTAATTTAATGTACATACATTTATAAGCTGCCAATGAAGCAACATGAGTAACTTcttgttaaatgttttgctcaaggacacatcggacatgttgctgcaggagctgggtatcgaaccctgaccttctggtgagagatgaccgactctaccactgagtcacagccgccccattataacttatttattattttatataattatttatttattatacaaatcatttatttatataatttatttttgaagtaTAAACACTGGTACATCTCAGTACAGTCCATTGCTTTAAAATGGGCAGACTCGCCTTGGTCAGTCCAGTTTGGCACCTGCAGCATGACCAAAAATCTGGGCAGGGACATTGTTGAGGTAACCAAAACCgcaggagaaaacaaaatgtagtGTCTATTTACACTCCAACCAGGCGTGTATGTGTGCTCTGTTGAACTGTGACTGTCAACTGTCTTATGTGTCCAGGTGGGGCGCATCTCTGAGACCAACCAGGGTATTTTGAGAAAGACAGAGGCCTCCTTCATGGCAGCAGCATGATTGGCCTTCCAAACCATCACCTCTGGCAACATCTAGCCTGTTGTTGAAAACACGACCAAGCGAGGATCGGTGGAATAAGTAGGCTGAGAGTTTGTAAGTCATTTCCTGTGACGTTAAATGTATGTTTAACATAAGTTTTGTTTTGCTCTCTTAGCAACAGAAGCAGGGTAGAGAGTTGGACTTTAGAGGTGATGACAGCAGACAAACCACCCCTATCTCCAAACGAGGGCAGATCAAACTGGAACGGTAAGAacagaaactaaacaaacacacatttcacaaagCTCTGTATAGTCCACCTTCAGCTGTACCTCTTGACTTTGTTTCCATTGATGATGACATCAAATACTGCTTGAGTTGGAGCCTTAACCAACCAGTACAATGAGCTGAGTCATACCATCACACCATCTGAAGTTAATTTTCCACATTTCAGAAGTAagagtaaacacacatttaatgcCCTGACGTCAAAGctctcaaataaaaataactaagCAGTGTATGGTCACTTGCTTTAGCTGGAAACATCTAAAATACTAATAAATACACGATCTGTGGCTGGAATGATTTCAGCTGCATCTGCCGACATCTCTTTGGTCAATTGCTCCAACTGCAATGGAAAAGTTTTCAACACCATTATGACGATATTTGAAAGGTGAATGTATTTTCTCCTGACTTTCTGCAGGGACACTATGGCTGTAGCACTATCTTTGGCCATGGCTCTGACTAGCTCTGTATCCTGGGAGACGTTTTAATCAGGGAGTTCTGCACAATAGTCTGTCTAAGTGTCAGTCCAAGTCTATGTTACTGAAAAAGAAACCTGATTGGTAATCAATAAAGAGGTGTTTCCACATGGAGGCTTCTTTGACTAAATaccaaaacaaaagacaccAAAAAGGGGTTATTGGTCGTATATTAAGCATGCATTATGCATTTGCATTAAACATATTCTGTGTCCTTGTGTCCTTATGTCAGTCTGACTGTgggtaacaacaacaaagatttcCTATCAGTGCAGCAGAAACTCTGAAGACACATACAGGACTATAGTTTGTACtgaaataacaggaataagaaTCCGTCTGATCTGTTCATTCACCTGCTCTTAAAAGAAACGTGACCTTCTATATAGACGCTTCAAAAAGAACTGCAAGCAGCTTTTTGTGTGCAAAAGAAGAACAGGCCGAGAATAGATTATCGAGCGGCTCAGAGTAGCAGCGAGGCAGGTTTCCTCTGAGGTTGTAATAGAGAAGAAACTGATAAGGACCAACATGGATGTAACAAAAGATAACCCGATGGCTGGATCTGACAACCAAAGTGTtaaaagaaccaaaaaaaaggagtcaacagcataaaacacaaatacaaaagcaCAATTATAAtggttgtgtttatttatttagttacattttatctcatttttattttcaaaacaggcAAAAGCTGTTAAAACAGAAGCAACAGAGACCAAATCATGTTTTTCAAGCTTCAACAAGGCAGGATCCTACACTTCCCATAGTGCAACAAAGAGCATTCATTAGAAATGACTTGTGTTATTTCCAATAGGTACCAACCCTAAATATATCACATGTATGCTTAAAATTCACAAAGTTCTCTTTGAGACATCGAAGAAAGTCCCATCAAAATAAGACACTATCTACAATGTTGGACTGCTAGTGTGGAGTACTCCACCATCCCATCATGCTCTGCTCTCCAGATGGAATAAGGTGCTCCAGATTGTGCTTCATGCGTCCTAGGGTTAGCGAACACCTCTGTTGGTTTCTTGTGAGCTATGAAGTCCACCGTTGTGTAGACGATGCCACACGTGTCCTTGGAAAGACAAACCAGAGACAGTGCTGCAGAGGAAGTTTTCAAGAATAAACACTTCAAAACAAATGACGATGAATCACAGAGAGCATGTGTTCCCTGTCTGGCACTTACTGAGGCCTCTTGTTTCAGTGACTCACACTGACTGTGTCCATATTTGTCTACAAAGAAAGCAATACATCTTTGGGTCAAAAAAGTACACAAAGCAACATAAATCACTGATGGACATGTGGATCTTTGTGATTATGCATTTAAGGAACCTGCTTACCTGACTGTTTTGTCTTCACCTTGCAGACAATTACAGCAATAACTGAAGTGATCAAAATCATTCCTGTGATGGACACAATGACAGCCAGGGCCAGGCTAAAACTCCAGGGGACTCTGGAATGAAAAAGATACACTGCAGTCAGACAGAGTACTTTGGCCAGAGAGCAACCATGAATGAATGTGCAGAGTCAAAACCTGGGACTGTCACTGTGGTCCTGTGCCACAGCAGGCTCAGTGGATCCTGGAAGTGTTGTGGAGGTGTTTGGTGCTTTGATTGTTGTTGTCAGTGAAGGATGAGACTGGCTGTGATGTCCTGAAGCCtctgcaaaatgcaaaaattcCCAAAAAGCTCATGGCTGAACTTAACTTTTTCAATTCTTTCTCTGCTATACTGAAGAATAACCTCCACTTAAATATTATTTTGCAGTTAAACAAAACACCACAGGTTATTGCATTAGACATTAATAACAGCACATAATATGCACAGCACATAATGTATAAGCATTAGCATAATGTCTTCTTACCAGATATCTCGATATAGTAATCTGTGTAGATGTGGTTTTCAGTTCCTAGTACAATACATCGATAAAATCCTCCATCCACAATCCGCACATTGGATATCTTAAACTCTATCAAGCCGTTTTTCTCAGTCTTCGTCACTCTTCCTTTCAGTAAATCGCAGGTAAATCCTGCACTGTCCATCAGCTTGTAACATCCTCCTGGGTACAGTTTACAACACGACTTGTTGTAACTGTTGTAAAGTGAAGGGAAGGCGAAGCTGAGCAGAACGTGTTCAAACTCCTCAATCCTCTGCTGCCCTTTCAGACGAGGGATCTCTGGAAAACAAGCATTTCTTATTCAAACCCCATTACaggaaacagaacagaacattGTCAAATTTGACCTTAcctaatgaaaaaaacaaaaggagtaCAATCTTCATCTTGAATGCTCAccaggtttgtttttgttttttttggtttccaGTCTTTTTGGAGAATTCGAGGCCCCTCCTTCAAGGAAAGAGGAAGTTGTCATTTCATGAGACAGTGGGCACAGACAGATGAGTCCCTCATCTGTCTGTGCCCACTGTCTCATGCTGCAAACATATTGTGTATAATGGTGACAAACATTCatatgttacaattcacttagcagacgcttttatccaaggTGTCGTACATcaagagtaagtacaacactaatccattcatacactgccactgaagcagcgggaacaATGtgggtcttgcccaaggacacatcggacatgttgcccagctggggatcgagccctcgaccttccagttgagaggtgacgactctaccaactgagccacagccgcccattcATACATGTCATACTAAACCTCTTAATGAACATGTTAAATGTTTCCATAGTGCAGATATTCAGAGGGCAGACACAGGAGCAGATCTTAATGAGGGGGCAGAGAAGATGTGAACAGATTGATAGAACTGCCAATAGCACattataatgaaaatgtaacaTCAGCCTCACAATGTGTACAGAGCTGCATGTACTCCTCTGCTACCTTTGGCTTTGCTTGAATTGTGCCcactgtataaaaaataatgacatttctatgtggacaagaaaaaaaatacacaaggaTACACAAAGTGATTTATTTGGTGTCAGCTTTCAGCTTATTAAACATTTCCTAGTCACCAAATCAACACAGATCCCCCATCATGGAACAAGGACGAAGTCAAAAGATATGTACAGATCAATATTTAGTAAATACAATGTTGTGGCATTCATACAATAAACACAAGTCATCACAGATCAGGAATTAAGACTTCCCTTTCATTTCACCCCattcaaacaaatacattttcatttggaCACTCTGCATAACATGACGTAAGCCTTTAAATTTTCCTTTGATTTCATTGTCTTGCAAATGGTGCAGTTGAGGCACGTTAACATGAATCATAATTATTATTGACAAAAACAGACTAACCTTACTTAAACTGAGAGTGATCAGCCCCTGAAGCAATGGGTGCAATCATTTGAATTTACAAAATGCTTTGATTTCATTGAGCAGTGTCACTGCACGGGTTAAATAGTGGAggagaaaatatttttagatCAGCTGAATGCATAAGTAAGTTGAGGTCTTTGTACTTGTCAGCTCAAAGTGGTTGGTTTTCACCAAGGCAGTCTCAGAAAGCTTTCTAGTCCTCGGTGAAGGTAATGACATCATAGTGGATGCcttgttgttgcagctgctcCAGCTGTTCAGGTGTAGCTTCAGTGTAGACTGCCTGGGTCTGCCCCATGGCTGCGTCTGCTactgctgcaaaagaaaaaatcattgAGTCTGATTTGACATTATTTTTATGGTAATACAAAGCTTATGGTCATTCATAACGGATGGGAAAGGCACTTGAACTAGTCATCCACTGAACCACACATGTGGTTTGGTATGTTTAAGCCCCTGAGTCAGCCAGCACAGAGCAACCTCTCTATTCCATCAAAGAGCCAAATGACATTTAGTCAGCAAAATTAATTTAATGATTTCAGACTGCGAACCTTCAGATGTgtattcgaacattttcaaaatggcccCTACTCTCTATAGCAACAGCATGATGTATTACAAAACACTTTAACTAGTtacttaaaattaaaaagactTATGATGTCTCCGACAGATTTGAACAGTGACATGAAGTACTCGAAAGTTAAAAGATAATTTATAAACTTAGAATCACATGCGGTAATTTTGATAAAATCAACATGCACAGTAATCATCATCGTTTGGAATGAATTTGCTAAGTGTCAGCAATCAAACAGCGTATTGGAGGATGAAATTAATTAGAGACATGCTCTGTTCCCTAAGAGAGCCAACCTGTGACGGCAGAGTGGGCAACAGCTTCCAGATCCTCAGCATTCACGACTTGTTGCTCCGAGCTAACCGGTAAATACTGGATGTGACCATCATGACTTACAGCAATCTGAACACACGTACAAAACATAGAAAAACAAGGTTTTGGTAAAACACACTTCTGTCAATGAAAAGCATATCAGATTATGGCTCATTTTGTCATAACcatttactgtatataaatatggacggGTCTCCATCTCTTCCCCTTGTACAAATATGAAGCAAAAAATTCCCGGTGACAGATTGTGCCACATTTGGCAGGTGATGACATTTTGATCCAGGACACTCACAGAGGGCATCTGGTTGGTGGAGCCACAGATTTCATGTCCTGCCCCTTTACGCTACCCAAAGCACATTAAGTATTTACCAAAAGCATGGCCAATATCTTTCAGGTCGATACAGACCACAGCAATACAGATTCTTGTGTTGCTTAAAGCAGACCAACACAACACCTATGGTTATGGAAAGTTATTTTGGACTCTTGTGATAGTGTGCGTTACAGGAGGAGTCTCATTTGtcagcagagctgtcaatcatgatgtAACATCTGCTCTTTGAAAATGGAAACTAGGATATACATCAGCATGATAAGAAGGAACTATAATGACAGAAATatgtttaagaaaaatgtatttgagggAGCTGAAAATatacctttcctttttttttaaatatatttttggggccattttgcctttattagataggacagctgaagagagacaagaaatgttgggaggagagagtgggggacaaCATGTAGTAATCGGAACAGGTGAGATTCGAACCCACTGCCGCTGGGGCAATAACtttagcctctgcacatggggcccCTGACATAACCACTAGACTATGCGGAAAATATTTTGGATTCACTTCCGGGGGAATGGTTGTGCTGTCCATGTTTGTATACAGGGTTTGGTCAAAACCCGCTCATTCTCTAACTGAAGACTGTCTATATGAGGAATATCTGCCTCACCTGCTGCTCAGACAAAAAAGCTCCTTCACTCTCATACTGGATGATCTGCCCATCTGGCATCTGAGGATCAGAAAAGCAGTTAGAACCAGATACCTTAAAATGCAGCATCTACTCATCATAACCTCTTTTAAGGTAGGGCACGGACCTGTATGTGGTTCCCGTCAGCTACAACCACATACTCCTGAGGGATCAAGTGCTGCACTCCATCCTGTGAGATGATATACTGAACCTGAAACAGGACAAGTGAGAAATAAGATAAGACCAAAGCACACAAAGCTCCAGAAACGTGGAATCATTTACAACACACTCTCAAGATTGAAacttgttctg
Coding sequences within it:
- the prok1 gene encoding prokineticin-1; this encodes MSCRAVLLSFLLLSLSCSRGAVITGACDKDLQCGFGFCCAVSLWLRGLRMCVPRGEEGDECHPFSHKVPYLGKRQHHTCPCVPHLVCTRYAESRYRCTDDFKNLDF
- the LOC132990422 gene encoding uncharacterized protein LOC132990422, coding for MKIVLLLFFSLEIPRLKGQQRIEEFEHVLLSFAFPSLYNSYNKSCCKLYPGGCYKLMDSAGFTCDLLKGRVTKTEKNGLIEFKISNVRIVDGGFYRCIVLGTENHIYTDYYIEISEASGHHSQSHPSLTTTIKAPNTSTTLPGSTEPAVAQDHSDSPRVPWSFSLALAVIVSITGMILITSVIAVIVCKVKTKQSDKYGHSQCESLKQEASDTCGIVYTTVDFIAHKKPTEVFANPRTHEAQSGAPYSIWRAEHDGMVEYSTLAVQHCR